In Verrucomicrobiota bacterium, the genomic stretch GCGCGGGCCTTCCTGCTGACGGGGCAGGATGGGTTGGCGTATCTGCACGGGTACGGGCGGGCCGTCTATGCGCGGTGGGCGGTATATCAGCAGCGCATGAATTCGCTCGAGCTGAGTGCGGCGGAACGCGAACAAATAACCAGTGCCGCCAATGAATTTTTCACCCTGCTTGAGCCGATTTTTCAGGCGCTGTATCCGTTTTCACCCGAGTCCAAAACCTTTACGGTCACCGCCATCAACCCCGAAGCGGGGCGGCACCCGGTGCCGACGGATGAGCGCGAAATCCAAGCCGCGCTCAAAGCCGCCGATGACTGTTGGCAGCGGTTTCCATATTTTGAGCACCGTTATGGCGAGCGGGGCCGGCGGTTTGCCCGGAGCGATGCGGCTTGGCTGGCCACCTTGGCGCAGTACGAACCGGCCCAGATCACGCAGCAGGTGCGGTGGCTGGGCCGGGTTCTTGCCGCGCGGGGTATGCCCACCCTGCTGTTACAGGTCCAGTTGGAACTCTTGTTCGAGGAGTTGACGGCCGCTATCCCTGGCAATAAGCCGGCCTACGAAAAACTATGGTTCGCCGCCGCTGAACTGGCGGCAGCGCGTCGTCGTCGGTTGTCCGACGATCAGGCGCAGGTCCTGGCCGCCGGGTTCGATCAGGCAGTCGGACCAGAGTGGAGCAAAAAATTCCGGCGTACCGGAGCAATGCTGGTCTCCGCCGTGGCCGATGATTTGGAGGGGTGCGAAGGCGCGGTCGCCAGCCTCCAGCCGTGGCTGACCGATCCCGCACGGTTCCCCGCCGAATGGGTTGCGGCCGTGCAGAATACCCTCACAC encodes the following:
- a CDS encoding biliverdin-producing heme oxygenase; the protein is MKTGLYGQKLTLLEELKATTFMAHARLQTRPCFQALAACQLPLESYVGQLRALAMIHGVLESALDACTEARVAFVWNRDMRKLALLQQDLRFFEPQAVADLKEAVEAALKATGRLRVCALEQPLALLGWLYVLEGSTLGAVILRPMFARAFLLTGQDGLAYLHGYGRAVYARWAVYQQRMNSLELSAAEREQITSAANEFFTLLEPIFQALYPFSPESKTFTVTAINPEAGRHPVPTDEREIQAALKAADDCWQRFPYFEHRYGERGRRFARSDAAWLATLAQYEPAQITQQVRWLGRVLAARGMPTLLLQVQLELLFEELTAAIPGNKPAYEKLWFAAAELAAARRRRLSDDQAQVLAAGFDQAVGPEWSKKFRRTGAMLVSAVADDLEGCEGAVASLQPWLTDPARFPAEWVAAVQNTLTQAQEQARKTEGGASNQ